From Bifidobacterium longum subsp. longum JCM 1217, one genomic window encodes:
- the purC gene encoding phosphoribosylaminoimidazolesuccinocarboxamide synthase, producing the protein MEKLEKLYEGKAKQLYATDDPEVLWVEYKNTATAGDGEKKEDFTGKGRLNNLITTIIFDLLKKRGIDSHLIKRVDDTGQLVRKVNMFPLEIVLRNVAAGHFCSRLGVEEGLPLKEPVLEYFLKNDDLHDPFVNDDDLVALGVCTREDLAEIAPLARKINEALIEIFAKIDVKLVDFKIEMGRATDGTLLLADEITPDSCRLWDQKDHSGKVEHLDKDLFRRGLGSIIPAYEEIEERLAELAKSEGIEVAE; encoded by the coding sequence ATGGAGAAGCTGGAAAAGCTCTACGAGGGCAAGGCCAAGCAACTGTACGCAACCGACGATCCCGAGGTTCTGTGGGTCGAATACAAGAACACCGCCACCGCTGGCGATGGTGAAAAGAAGGAAGACTTCACCGGCAAGGGCCGTCTGAACAACCTCATCACCACCATCATCTTCGACCTGCTCAAGAAGCGCGGCATCGACAGCCACCTTATCAAGCGAGTGGACGACACCGGCCAGCTGGTGCGCAAGGTGAACATGTTCCCGTTGGAGATCGTGCTGCGCAACGTGGCCGCCGGCCACTTCTGCTCCCGTCTGGGCGTGGAGGAAGGCCTGCCGCTCAAGGAGCCGGTACTTGAGTACTTCCTGAAGAACGATGATCTGCACGATCCGTTCGTCAACGACGATGACCTGGTGGCCCTCGGCGTATGCACTCGCGAGGATCTCGCCGAGATCGCCCCGCTGGCCCGCAAGATTAACGAGGCCCTGATCGAGATCTTCGCCAAGATCGACGTCAAGCTGGTCGACTTCAAGATCGAAATGGGCCGCGCCACCGACGGCACGCTGCTGTTGGCCGACGAGATCACCCCGGATTCCTGCCGTCTGTGGGACCAGAAGGACCACTCCGGCAAGGTCGAGCACCTTGACAAGGACCTGTTCCGCCGTGGTCTCGGCAGCATCATCCCGGCCTACGAAGAGATCGAGGAGCGCCTCGCCGAACTCGCCAAGTCCGAAGGCATCGAAGTCGCCGAGTAA